A genomic window from Sulfurospirillum diekertiae includes:
- the anfK gene encoding Fe-only nitrogenase subunit beta, which produces MSCELRAKERTGIINPIFTCQPCGAQYVSIGIKDCIAIVHGGQGCVMFVRMLFAQHFKDNFDIASSSLHEDSAVFGATGRVETAVDVLLMRYPDIKVIPIITTCSTEIIGDDIEGVITKLNNGLLKDKYEGREVHLVPVHTPSFKGSMVSGYDVAVESMLKAFAKKTDTPNGKINLITGWVNPGDVTALKHLLKMMGIDATVLFEIESFDSPLMPSGQCEVSHGDTTVEDMIGTADAIGTIALNRYEGGKAAKYLEKNFQVPAIIGPTPIGIRNTDTFLQRLKEMTGKPIPEALVKERGIAIDAITDLAHMFLADKRVAIYGNADLVIGLAEFCIDMEMKPVLLLLGDDNSGYKKDARIKNLQSKVDFDMEIITNADLWELEDRIKNKGLQLDLIMGHSKGRFTSIDNNVPMVRVGFPTFDRAGLYRHPVVGYAGAIWLAEEIANTLFRDMEYKRNKEWLLNVW; this is translated from the coding sequence ATGTCATGTGAACTCAGAGCAAAAGAGCGTACGGGTATTATTAACCCGATCTTTACATGTCAGCCGTGTGGCGCACAATACGTCAGTATTGGCATCAAAGATTGTATTGCCATCGTTCATGGTGGACAAGGGTGCGTTATGTTTGTGCGGATGCTGTTTGCGCAACATTTTAAAGATAACTTTGACATCGCCTCTTCTTCGTTGCATGAAGACAGTGCCGTTTTTGGAGCAACGGGAAGGGTTGAAACCGCCGTCGATGTCCTTTTGATGCGTTACCCTGATATTAAAGTCATCCCGATTATTACAACCTGTTCGACAGAGATCATAGGCGATGATATTGAAGGTGTCATCACTAAGCTCAATAACGGACTTTTAAAAGACAAATACGAAGGGCGTGAAGTACATCTCGTTCCCGTGCATACGCCCAGCTTTAAAGGCAGTATGGTCAGTGGGTATGATGTTGCCGTTGAGTCGATGCTCAAAGCGTTTGCAAAGAAAACGGATACACCCAATGGCAAGATCAATCTGATCACGGGCTGGGTGAATCCGGGCGATGTAACAGCCCTTAAACATCTTTTGAAAATGATGGGGATTGATGCGACGGTTCTGTTTGAGATCGAGAGTTTTGACTCTCCTTTAATGCCAAGCGGGCAATGCGAAGTCTCTCATGGTGATACGACGGTGGAAGATATGATAGGCACTGCCGATGCGATTGGCACGATTGCACTCAATCGTTATGAAGGGGGCAAAGCGGCAAAATACTTGGAGAAAAATTTCCAAGTACCTGCGATCATCGGACCTACGCCTATTGGGATTCGCAATACCGATACCTTTTTGCAACGCCTCAAAGAGATGACGGGCAAGCCCATCCCTGAGGCGTTGGTCAAAGAGCGGGGTATTGCCATAGATGCCATTACCGATCTTGCGCATATGTTCTTAGCCGATAAACGTGTGGCGATTTACGGCAATGCTGATCTTGTCATTGGTTTGGCGGAATTTTGTATCGATATGGAGATGAAACCTGTGTTGCTCCTTTTGGGCGATGACAACTCAGGGTACAAAAAAGATGCGCGCATTAAAAATCTTCAATCCAAAGTGGACTTTGATATGGAGATTATTACCAATGCGGATCTTTGGGAACTTGAAGATCGTATCAAAAACAAAGGCTTACAGCTAGATCTCATTATGGGGCACTCCAAAGGGAGATTTACCTCCATTGACAATAATGTCCCCATGGTACGTGTGGGCTTTCCTACCTTTGATCGTGCGGGTCTTTACCGTCATCCTGTTGTGGGGTATGCAGGGGCGATTTGGCTTGCCGAAGAGATCGCCAACACGCTTTTTCGTGATATGGAATATAAACGTAACAAAGAGTGGTTACTCAACGTTTGGTAG
- the anfG gene encoding Fe-only nitrogenase subunit delta, with protein sequence MSDEKVNMQMQSTQSVRIAQMEDYIMKHCLWQFHSRSWDRERQNEGVLSKAKQLLCDEEVAKETPEDRCYWVDALSLAEAFRARFAWFAEMDKESIKVLIEKLKERIDYVTISGSLNKELTVARY encoded by the coding sequence ATGAGCGATGAAAAAGTGAATATGCAAATGCAGTCGACACAAAGCGTTCGGATTGCTCAGATGGAAGATTATATTATGAAACATTGCCTTTGGCAGTTTCACTCTAGGTCTTGGGATAGAGAGAGACAAAACGAAGGGGTTTTAAGCAAAGCAAAGCAACTTCTGTGTGATGAAGAAGTGGCAAAAGAGACGCCCGAAGATCGTTGCTACTGGGTCGATGCCCTCTCCTTAGCCGAAGCCTTTAGAGCGCGCTTTGCGTGGTTTGCGGAAATGGATAAAGAGAGTATCAAGGTGCTGATAGAAAAGCTTAAAGAACGTATTGACTACGTCACGATTAGCGGTTCGCTCAACAAAGAGCTGACAGTTGCTCGATACTAA
- the anfD gene encoding nitrogenase iron-iron protein, alpha chain produces the protein MPHHEFECSTCIPERKSHAVVKGEGEDLTSCLPEGHLLTIPGTISERGCAYCGAKHVIGTPMKDAIHMSHGPVGCTYDTWHTKRYISDNDNFQLKYTYATDMKESHVVFGGGDLLKKNIIEAFKAHPEINRMTVYQTCASALIGDDMEAITRDVLKEMPDKDIFVCNSPGFAGPSQSGGHHKINIAWINEKVGTVEPKITSDYVINYVGDYNIQGDCEVMCDYFKRMGIQVLSSFTGNGSYDDLRSMHGAHLNVLECARSAEYICNELRVKYGIPRLDIDGFGFEPLSDSLMKVARFFGLEDRAQAIIDEETARWKPELDWYKKRLTGVKVCLWPGGSKLWHWANVIHEEMGVEVVSLYTKFGHQGDMEKGVARAQPGTLAIDDPNELEGIEAMETLKPDVIFTGMRPGEVAKKRRVQYLNAHAYHNGPYKGYEGWVRFARDIYNAAFSPIHQLSGIDISKDPIAIDKGFMTRKMISDVKLTPEEANVEGERPYTGDFDCVTRLRGKVYDPELSRNHESAAV, from the coding sequence ATGCCACATCATGAATTTGAATGCAGTACCTGCATTCCAGAGAGAAAATCACATGCGGTTGTGAAAGGTGAAGGCGAGGATCTTACTTCTTGTCTTCCAGAAGGACATCTTCTCACCATCCCTGGAACCATTTCAGAGCGAGGTTGTGCGTATTGTGGAGCCAAACATGTTATTGGAACTCCAATGAAAGATGCGATTCATATGAGTCATGGCCCTGTTGGATGTACGTATGACACATGGCATACCAAACGTTACATCAGTGACAATGACAATTTTCAACTCAAATACACCTATGCGACCGACATGAAAGAGTCCCATGTGGTGTTTGGCGGCGGCGATTTGCTTAAAAAGAACATCATTGAAGCCTTTAAAGCGCATCCTGAAATCAACCGAATGACCGTGTATCAAACCTGCGCATCGGCATTGATTGGGGATGATATGGAAGCGATCACCAGAGACGTTCTTAAAGAAATGCCTGATAAAGATATCTTTGTTTGTAACTCTCCAGGCTTTGCTGGTCCTAGTCAATCAGGAGGCCATCATAAAATCAACATCGCGTGGATCAATGAAAAAGTTGGAACGGTTGAACCCAAAATTACGAGTGACTATGTCATCAACTATGTTGGGGATTATAACATTCAAGGCGATTGTGAAGTGATGTGCGATTACTTCAAACGTATGGGTATTCAAGTGCTTTCAAGTTTTACAGGCAATGGATCATACGATGATTTACGTAGCATGCACGGAGCACATCTCAATGTCCTTGAATGTGCACGCTCGGCTGAATACATCTGTAATGAACTTCGTGTGAAGTATGGCATTCCACGACTTGACATCGATGGATTTGGATTTGAACCACTTTCCGATTCATTGATGAAAGTGGCACGCTTTTTTGGACTGGAAGATCGCGCACAAGCGATCATTGATGAAGAGACTGCCAGATGGAAACCTGAACTTGACTGGTACAAAAAACGTCTAACGGGTGTGAAAGTCTGTTTGTGGCCAGGAGGATCAAAACTCTGGCACTGGGCAAACGTCATTCATGAAGAGATGGGCGTTGAAGTCGTCTCGTTGTATACCAAATTTGGTCACCAAGGCGATATGGAAAAAGGTGTGGCACGAGCCCAACCCGGCACGCTCGCGATTGATGATCCCAATGAATTAGAGGGTATCGAAGCGATGGAAACACTCAAACCTGATGTCATCTTTACGGGTATGCGCCCAGGAGAAGTGGCAAAAAAACGCCGTGTTCAATACCTCAATGCGCATGCCTATCATAATGGACCCTACAAAGGGTATGAGGGTTGGGTACGTTTTGCACGCGATATTTACAATGCAGCGTTCTCTCCGATTCATCAACTCTCAGGGATTGATATTAGTAAAGATCCGATTGCCATCGATAAAGGTTTTATGACCCGTAAAATGATCTCTGATGTCAAACTGACTCCAGAAGAGGCCAATGTTGAGGGCGAAAGACCGTATACGGGCGATTTTGATTGTGTGACACGACTAAGAGGCAAAGTATACGATCCTGAATTGTCTCGTAATCACGAGTCAGCAGCAGTTTAA
- the cysE gene encoding serine O-acetyltransferase — protein sequence MNSVSLWEKIKEDFSQPILHDPAINSKIELFFNYPGVWALANYRIAHALHVKGFRTLARAIMGISQIITNIDIHPASTIGRRVFLDHAFGVVIGETAIVGDDVLIYQGVTLGGVSLDRGVKRHPTIGNHTVIGSGAKILGDIIIGENCRIGSNSVVVKSIPNDSTAVGVPARIIDKGRDKNPMAHNKIPDINKELFIYMFKRIKILEEAVLTTNKDLKIKDDELEAIYKCYLESVKE from the coding sequence ATGAACTCTGTCTCCTTGTGGGAAAAAATTAAAGAAGATTTTTCCCAACCGATTCTGCATGACCCAGCCATAAACTCTAAAATAGAGCTTTTTTTCAACTATCCAGGCGTATGGGCTTTGGCAAATTACCGCATCGCACATGCTTTACATGTAAAAGGGTTTCGTACCCTTGCTCGCGCTATTATGGGCATTTCACAGATTATTACCAACATTGACATTCACCCTGCTAGCACGATTGGTCGTCGTGTCTTTTTAGATCATGCCTTTGGGGTGGTCATCGGTGAGACAGCGATTGTGGGAGATGATGTTTTGATTTATCAAGGGGTCACGCTGGGTGGTGTTAGCTTAGATCGCGGTGTGAAACGCCATCCTACTATTGGCAATCATACGGTTATTGGTTCGGGTGCTAAAATCTTGGGTGATATTATCATCGGTGAAAATTGCCGCATTGGTTCCAATTCAGTTGTGGTAAAAAGTATTCCCAACGACTCCACTGCTGTAGGTGTTCCTGCGCGTATCATAGACAAAGGACGCGATAAAAACCCAATGGCACACAATAAAATCCCTGATATTAACAAAGAGCTTTTTATCTATATGTTCAAGCGTATTAAGATTTTGGAAGAAGCTGTGCTAACCACCAACAAAGATCTTAAAATCAAAGACGACGAACTCGAAGCCATTTATAAATGCTATTTGGAATCCGTTAAAGAGTAA
- the speA gene encoding biosynthetic arginine decarboxylase, translating to MDYGIKTWGNDNFFIEDGKVKVNTGCEPSLIEIIQEIRKDGIRGPILLRFPHLIQKQIRMIYKSFSDAKKEFNYEGKFSAVYPLKVNQFPNFVKNLVSLGEKYHYGLEAGSKAELILAMAYNNPDSPITVNGFKDNEMISLGFIAEEMGHDITLTIEGLNELESIISIAKDRFGCVPNIGLRIRLHSSGIGIWAKSGGINSKFGLTSTELLEAVNMIRDANLLDKFTMIHFHIGSQITDIAPLKKALREAGNIYAELCRMGATHLRAINLGGGLAVEYSQHKTTLHKNYTLSEYANDVVYLLKDIATQKGVHEPDIFIESGRFVAAHHAVLVAPVLELFSQEYTDMKLRPKEVNPPLVQELYDLLGTMNRKNALEFLHDSIDHMESLLTLFDLGYIDLQDRSNTEILVNLIIKKAVGLVADKKLSEILDIQDRVQERYLVNFSLFQSLPDFWGIGQTFPVMPLDRLDEVPTRSASLWDITCDSDGEIGFNTETPLFLHDVDIKNRDYFLGFFLVGAYQEVLGMKHNLFTHPTEATIVIDDDGYKIENMLESQSISDILEDLDYDIKEVQENLNDRIEASDNISEKEKKHILGEIYLFLNDNGYLKTINNEDNVQ from the coding sequence TTGGACTACGGCATTAAAACATGGGGAAACGATAACTTTTTTATCGAAGATGGTAAAGTAAAAGTTAACACAGGCTGTGAGCCTTCGTTAATAGAGATTATTCAAGAGATACGCAAAGATGGTATCCGTGGTCCTATTCTTTTAAGATTTCCTCATCTGATTCAAAAGCAGATCCGTATGATTTACAAAAGTTTTTCTGATGCGAAAAAAGAGTTTAACTATGAGGGAAAATTTAGTGCGGTTTATCCTCTTAAGGTCAATCAGTTTCCTAATTTTGTGAAGAACCTTGTCTCTCTAGGAGAAAAATATCACTATGGGCTCGAAGCTGGCAGTAAAGCGGAGCTTATTTTAGCGATGGCGTACAACAATCCAGATTCGCCTATTACGGTCAATGGCTTCAAAGACAATGAGATGATCTCTTTAGGCTTTATTGCTGAGGAAATGGGGCATGACATTACGCTAACGATTGAAGGACTTAATGAGCTTGAGAGCATTATTTCCATTGCCAAAGATCGTTTTGGGTGCGTGCCCAATATTGGTCTTCGTATTCGCCTTCATAGCTCAGGTATTGGTATTTGGGCGAAGAGTGGCGGTATTAATTCCAAGTTTGGTTTGACTTCTACAGAGCTTCTTGAAGCGGTTAACATGATTCGTGATGCCAATTTACTAGATAAATTTACAATGATTCACTTTCATATTGGTTCTCAAATCACCGACATTGCACCGTTGAAAAAAGCCCTTCGAGAAGCGGGGAATATTTATGCAGAACTCTGTCGCATGGGTGCAACGCATCTTCGTGCGATTAATCTTGGTGGCGGTTTAGCCGTTGAGTATTCACAACATAAAACAACGCTTCATAAAAACTATACCTTAAGCGAGTATGCCAACGACGTTGTGTACTTACTCAAAGATATTGCGACACAAAAAGGGGTTCATGAACCCGATATTTTCATCGAATCAGGTCGTTTTGTAGCCGCGCATCATGCAGTATTGGTTGCCCCTGTTTTGGAGCTTTTCTCGCAAGAATATACCGATATGAAACTTAGACCCAAAGAGGTTAACCCTCCTCTTGTTCAAGAGTTGTATGATCTTTTAGGAACGATGAACCGTAAAAATGCCCTGGAATTTTTACATGATAGTATTGATCATATGGAGTCCTTACTGACTTTGTTTGATTTGGGTTATATTGATCTGCAAGATCGTTCCAACACCGAAATTTTGGTCAATCTGATCATCAAAAAAGCCGTTGGTTTGGTTGCAGATAAAAAACTCAGTGAGATTCTAGACATTCAAGACCGTGTTCAAGAGCGCTATTTGGTGAACTTCTCACTCTTCCAGAGCTTGCCAGATTTTTGGGGGATTGGTCAGACGTTTCCTGTCATGCCTTTGGATCGTTTGGATGAAGTCCCAACGCGTTCCGCCTCTTTATGGGATATTACCTGCGATAGCGATGGCGAAATTGGGTTTAATACCGAAACACCCCTCTTCTTGCATGATGTAGACATTAAAAATCGTGACTATTTCTTAGGCTTTTTCTTAGTAGGGGCTTATCAGGAAGTATTGGGTATGAAACACAACCTTTTTACTCATCCAACAGAAGCTACTATTGTCATTGACGATGATGGCTATAAAATTGAGAATATGCTTGAATCCCAAAGTATTAGTGATATTTTAGAAGATCTTGATTATGATATCAAAGAGGTTCAAGAAAATCTCAATGATCGTATTGAAGCTTCAGATAATATCAGTGAAAAAGAGAAAAAACACATCTTAGGTGAGATTTATCTCTTCTTAAATGACAACGGCTATCTTAAAACGATTAATAATGAGGATAATGTGCAATGA
- the hisS gene encoding histidine--tRNA ligase, with protein MINALRGMKDTLSPQSEIYQYIIATCTRIAQNYGFSFMETPILEETALFKRSVGESSDIVGKEMYQFIDKGENDVCLRPEGTAGIVRAFIQQKFDKAGGNRRFFYHGPMFRYERPQKGRLRQFHQFGAESFGEGDVREDATIILMLKAMFEALGIGFTLEINSLGCPACMPQYRTTLVKFLETREGLCEDCERRKLTNPIRVLDCKNEHCKTLLADAPLITENLCVTCKDDFTTLKRILDQFGVSYLVNPKLVRGLDYYSKTAFEFVSSEIGAQSAIAGGGRYDRLVEFLDGKSTPAVGFAMGIERLMELVKMPEIEREGYYIGALCDEALDVVFELVDRKRKTEKVLTDYDAKSLKNHLKIADKNFVKFCVCIGEDELSKQSVWIKDLVSKEEKIINIAHF; from the coding sequence ATGATTAATGCATTACGTGGAATGAAAGATACCCTATCCCCACAAAGTGAAATTTATCAATATATTATTGCGACATGCACTCGTATTGCGCAAAATTATGGTTTTTCGTTTATGGAAACGCCGATTTTAGAAGAAACAGCGCTTTTTAAACGCAGCGTAGGTGAGAGCAGCGACATTGTTGGTAAAGAGATGTATCAGTTTATTGACAAAGGTGAAAACGATGTCTGTTTGCGCCCTGAAGGCACTGCAGGTATTGTAAGAGCCTTTATTCAACAAAAGTTTGATAAAGCAGGTGGTAACAGACGCTTTTTCTATCACGGTCCAATGTTTCGGTATGAGAGACCTCAAAAAGGACGACTACGACAATTTCATCAGTTTGGGGCGGAGAGTTTTGGTGAAGGTGATGTGAGAGAAGATGCAACGATTATTTTGATGCTAAAAGCGATGTTTGAAGCGCTTGGAATTGGTTTTACCTTGGAAATAAACTCCTTGGGATGCCCTGCTTGTATGCCACAGTATCGCACAACACTGGTCAAATTTTTAGAGACTCGTGAAGGGTTATGCGAAGATTGTGAAAGAAGAAAGCTTACCAATCCTATTCGTGTACTGGATTGTAAAAACGAACACTGTAAAACATTGCTTGCAGATGCTCCATTAATTACCGAGAATTTATGCGTTACATGTAAAGATGATTTTACAACATTGAAACGTATCTTAGATCAATTTGGCGTGTCTTATTTGGTCAATCCAAAGCTGGTTCGTGGACTTGATTATTACTCCAAAACAGCCTTTGAATTTGTAAGCTCTGAAATTGGTGCACAAAGTGCTATCGCTGGTGGTGGACGTTATGATCGTCTGGTGGAATTTTTAGATGGAAAATCAACACCTGCGGTTGGTTTTGCAATGGGTATTGAGCGTTTAATGGAACTGGTAAAAATGCCAGAAATCGAACGTGAGGGATACTATATCGGTGCCTTGTGTGATGAAGCATTAGATGTTGTTTTTGAATTGGTGGATCGCAAACGGAAAACAGAAAAAGTCCTCACCGATTATGATGCAAAATCGCTCAAAAATCATCTTAAAATCGCTGACAAAAACTTTGTAAAATTTTGCGTATGTATCGGAGAGGATGAGCTTTCAAAGCAGAGTGTTTGGATCAAAGATCTTGTGAGTAAAGAAGAAAAAATTATTAATATTGCGCATTTTTAA
- the tmk gene encoding dTMP kinase codes for MYVIFEGIDTTGKSTQVALFAQRNHNVLATKEPGGTPTGIKLREMLLGGALKGSFNAELFLFLADRALHYDTVVKPVRNERLVISDRGFLSGIAYACANHCEVDGEFLLQMNRLALEENYPEKMVLFLTNETLIKTRLSAKVHDAIEERGVSYLLQIQDIMRRVVKTLPIQVLEVDASHEIETIYKQIEEFLND; via the coding sequence ATGTATGTGATTTTTGAAGGTATTGATACGACGGGGAAAAGTACCCAAGTGGCATTGTTCGCTCAAAGAAATCATAATGTTTTAGCCACCAAAGAACCCGGTGGAACACCTACGGGAATTAAACTTCGAGAAATGTTGTTGGGCGGCGCACTGAAAGGCTCTTTTAACGCAGAACTTTTTTTGTTTTTAGCTGATCGAGCATTGCATTATGATACGGTTGTTAAACCCGTACGCAATGAGCGTTTAGTGATTAGTGATCGTGGTTTTTTATCAGGAATTGCCTATGCTTGTGCCAACCATTGTGAGGTTGATGGTGAGTTTTTACTCCAAATGAACCGTTTGGCTCTTGAAGAGAATTATCCTGAAAAAATGGTACTTTTCTTAACAAATGAAACACTGATAAAAACAAGGCTAAGTGCTAAAGTACATGATGCCATTGAAGAACGTGGTGTAAGCTATTTGTTACAGATTCAAGATATAATGCGTCGCGTTGTTAAAACCTTACCAATTCAGGTTTTAGAAGTGGATGCTTCGCACGAAATAGAAACAATTTATAAACAAATCGAGGAATTTTTAAATGATTAA
- the coaD gene encoding pantetheine-phosphate adenylyltransferase yields the protein MRVAIYPGTFDPITNGHMDVIKRAQKLFDKVLVAVALSEEKHPVFDINTRVEMVQAAIKDMDGVEVEPFDNLLVSFSKEKNIRVMIRGLRAVSDFEFELQMGYANASLWSEIETVYLMPSLKNAFISSSVVRSIVKHGGDVSHLVPPMVLPYLQSRFTCM from the coding sequence ATGAGAGTAGCCATCTATCCAGGGACGTTTGATCCCATCACTAATGGTCATATGGATGTCATTAAGCGTGCTCAAAAGCTTTTTGACAAAGTCTTAGTTGCGGTAGCACTCTCTGAAGAGAAACACCCTGTCTTTGACATAAATACACGCGTTGAAATGGTGCAAGCTGCCATTAAAGATATGGATGGTGTTGAAGTTGAACCTTTTGATAATCTGTTGGTGAGCTTTTCCAAAGAAAAAAATATTCGCGTTATGATACGTGGACTTAGAGCGGTGAGTGATTTTGAATTTGAACTCCAAATGGGCTATGCGAATGCTTCATTGTGGAGTGAAATTGAGACGGTTTATTTGATGCCAAGCCTTAAAAATGCATTTATTAGCTCGTCAGTCGTTCGATCCATTGTAAAACATGGTGGCGATGTTTCTCATTTAGTTCCACCAATGGTCTTACCTTATTTGCAAAGTAGATTTACATGTATGTGA
- a CDS encoding UbiX family flavin prenyltransferase yields the protein MKRIIVGISGASGVELGLSFLKALPSDIEKYVIISEHAKIVFAKEANTVLLDDENIGAVTASGSFKCDAMAIIPCSMNTLAKITYGIADNLLTRTASVMIKEKRPLLLAPREMPFSAIALENMLKLSMLGIHIAPPVLGYYAKASSLEEMEHFLIGKWFDLLGIEHNLFQRWEGA from the coding sequence ATGAAGCGCATCATTGTAGGCATCAGTGGTGCCAGTGGTGTTGAACTTGGTCTCTCTTTTCTGAAAGCACTTCCTTCTGACATTGAAAAGTATGTTATTATCTCTGAGCATGCCAAAATAGTTTTTGCTAAAGAAGCCAATACTGTTTTACTTGATGATGAGAATATTGGAGCTGTGACGGCTTCTGGCTCTTTTAAATGTGACGCTATGGCGATTATTCCATGTAGTATGAATACGCTTGCTAAGATCACTTATGGTATTGCAGACAATCTCCTTACTCGTACGGCATCAGTGATGATTAAAGAGAAACGCCCTCTTCTGCTCGCTCCTCGTGAGATGCCTTTTTCGGCAATTGCGTTAGAAAATATGCTTAAACTTTCCATGCTTGGCATCCATATTGCACCTCCTGTGCTTGGTTATTATGCCAAGGCTTCTAGTCTTGAAGAGATGGAGCATTTTCTCATTGGCAAATGGTTTGATCTTTTAGGAATTGAACATAATCTTTTTCAACGTTGGGAGGGAGCATGA
- the flgA gene encoding flagellar basal body P-ring formation chaperone FlgA: MQYSINSNVLVSALTDRNVTVIDSSDGVVIFKHNCTLMGKADAIEDAFLKKFQEASPSVLIDEKPRISTKSSLPADFKRYQLVDVHIPENTLKKNSGSFVAIFKVGNREKKLYFSYEMNAKMLVFKAKRNLLNGKILTNDDYESIWMSLEGIPSRAVLNEIPQNAMTKTSIKEGQVIADYHFDVRKTLSKKDSIRALLKEGGLVIEVPATLVEDADIGDVVKIKTEQGKILNAKILSSKEAVILE, from the coding sequence ATGCAGTATTCAATTAACTCTAATGTACTTGTTTCCGCTCTAACAGATCGCAATGTGACTGTGATTGATAGCAGTGATGGCGTTGTTATTTTTAAACATAATTGTACATTAATGGGCAAGGCAGACGCAATTGAGGATGCTTTTTTGAAAAAATTTCAAGAAGCTTCTCCCTCGGTTCTTATTGATGAAAAACCGCGTATTTCAACCAAATCTTCACTCCCTGCGGACTTTAAACGTTATCAATTGGTTGATGTGCACATTCCTGAAAATACACTCAAAAAAAACAGTGGTTCATTTGTCGCAATTTTTAAAGTAGGAAACAGAGAAAAAAAACTCTATTTTTCTTATGAAATGAACGCTAAGATGCTTGTATTTAAAGCAAAACGTAATTTGCTTAACGGTAAAATCCTCACAAACGATGACTACGAGAGCATTTGGATGAGTTTAGAAGGCATTCCTTCAAGAGCTGTTCTAAATGAAATACCACAAAATGCGATGACAAAAACCAGCATTAAAGAGGGACAGGTTATAGCAGATTATCATTTTGATGTGAGAAAAACTCTCTCAAAAAAAGATAGTATAAGAGCCCTCCTAAAAGAAGGTGGCTTAGTGATAGAAGTTCCAGCAACGCTTGTAGAAGATGCTGATATTGGGGATGTTGTTAAGATTAAAACAGAACAAGGCAAAATTTTGAATGCAAAAATTCTATCATCTAAAGAAGCGGTAATCCTCGAATGA